A region of Anolis sagrei isolate rAnoSag1 chromosome 2, rAnoSag1.mat, whole genome shotgun sequence DNA encodes the following proteins:
- the LOC132769198 gene encoding inter-alpha-trypsin inhibitor heavy chain H3-like — protein MGNQFLFFALLVLIPALGSSDFLINNIRNIKKRNAADTNNNGIDIYSLKVDCKVTSRFSHNVITSRVVNRANVSKEALFDVELPKTAFITNFTMVIDGVTYPGTIKEKEAAQQQYQQAVSRGQTAGLVKASGRKTEKFSVSVNIAAASKVTFELIYEELLKRHFGKYELFLKVNPKQLVNNFEIEANIFEPQGISSLEAEASFITNDLLPVIHKSFSGKKGHVSFKPTIDQQRSCADCPTTLLNGDFVITYDVNRESPGDLQIVNGYFVHFFAPKNISHLPKNIVFIIDVSISMSGRKLQQTREALLKILEDIKEDSYLNFVLFGDDVHKWKDTLIKATPENLDEARRYVERIHIDGLTNLNGGLMAGIEMLNEAHKKGSLPERSASLIIMLTDGRPTEGETDPQVILSNVRNAIQGKYPLYNLGFGYDLDYGSLEKMAAENNGLARRIYEDSDSALQLQGFYDEVANPLLTEIELKYPENAISDLTQNHFKHYYDGSELVVAGRITDNDLNSITAEVKAQGAEEDLTFTEQADMEETAKALEEQQHIFGDYMERLWAYLTIQQLLEKRNAAKGEEKANLTAKALEMSLKYKFVTPLTSMIVTKPEDNEDKAALADKPLEATRQSVQPTYSRPPPIHSYTSVDGDPHFIIDVPLKEDALCFNINENPDVVLNLIRDPATGIIVNGQLTGDKQSNNDASPHNTYIGRLGILNTQLNMTLEVTPEKITLQIGRKPINFTWFDEVTLRHPNLTLKIIRKKSLEISMGDGVKFEVVLHQVWRKHATYGDFLGFYIIDSHKLSEHTHGLLGQFFHPIDFSILEVHPGSDPKKPDATMIVKNNQLTVTRGWQKDYTEDPKHGRNVPCWFIHNNGEGLIDGTHIDYIVSSLF, from the exons AAGAGAAATGCTGCTGATACT AACAACAATGGCATCGATATCTACAGCCTGAAAGTAGATTGTAAAGTTACTTCCAGGTTTTCTCATAATGTCATCACCAGCCGAGTTGTCAACAGGGCCAATGTGTCCAAGGAAGCCTTATTTGATGTGGAACTTCCCAAGACTGCCTTCATTACCAATTTCACCAT GGTGATTGACGGGGTCACCTATCCTGGAactataaaagaaaaagaagctgccCAACAGCAGTATCAGCAGGCGGTCTCAAGAGGACAGACAGCAGGCCTAGTCAA GGCCTctggaagaaaaacagaaaaattcAGTGTTTCAGTCAACATTGCCGCAGCCAGCAAAGTGACCTTTGAGCTGATCTATGAGGAATTACTGAAACGACATTTTGGAAAATATGAGCTGTTTCTAAAAGTAAACCCAAAGCAACTTGTCAACAACTTTGAG ATTGAGGCAAACATCTTTGAACCACAGGGTATCAGCTCTCTGGAAGCCGAAGCGTCATTCATCACCAATGACTTATTACCAGTTATACACAAGTCTTTCTCGGGGAAAAAG GGCCATGTGTCCTTCAAGCCAACCATTGACCAACAACGGAGCTGTGCAGATTGCCCAACAACACTGCTGAATGGAGATTTTGTCATAACATACGATGTGAATAGAGAATCTCCAGGTGATTTACAG ATTGTGAATGGGTATTTTGTACACTTCTTTGCACCCAAAAATATTTCACATTTGCCTAAGAACATTGTTTTCATAATAGATGTCAGTATATCAATGTCTGGACGAAAACTACAACAG acaaGGGAAGCACTGCTTAAAATATTGGAAGACATTAAAGAGGACAGTTACTTGAATTTTGTGCTGTTTGGTGACGATGTGCACAAATGGAAAGACACTTTAATCAAAGCCACGCCTGAGAATCTGGATGAAGCAAGACGTTATGTTGAAAGGATTCACATAGATGGGT TGACAAATCTTAATGGTGGCTTAATGGCTGGAATTGAAATGCTCAATGAAGCTCATAAAAAAGGATCTCTCCCTGAAAGAAGTGCTTCCTTAATTATCATGTTAACAGATGGCCGACCCACTGAAG GGGAAACAGACCCTCAAGTCATTTTATCTAATGTCAGAAACGCAATTCAGGGAAAATACCCTTTATATAACCTTGGATTTGGATATGATCTTGACTATGGTTCTTTAGAAAAGATGGCAGCTGAGAACAATGGACTGGCTCGTCGAATTTATGAGGATTCTGATTCAGCCTTACAATTACag GGCTTTTATGATGAGGTGGCCAACCCTTTACTCACAGAAATAGAGTTAAAGTACCCTGAAAATGCCATCTCAGACCTAACTCAAAATCATTTTAAGCACTACTATGATGGTTCTGAACTTGTTGTTGCTGGGCGTATTACAGACAATGACCTCAACAGTATTACTGCTGAGGTGAAAGCTCAAGGG GCAGAAGAAGATCTGACTTTTACTGAACAAGCAGACATGGAAGAAACAGCTAAAGCTCTTGAAGAGCAGCAACACATCTTTGGAGATTATATGGAGAGACTCTGGGCATATCTTACAATTCAGCAGCTTCTAGAAAAACG AAATGCAGCAAAGGGAGAAGAAAAAGCAAACCTTACTGCTAAAGCCTTGGAAATGTCTCTGAAATATAAGTTTGTGACTCCTTTAACATCCATGATAGTCACAAAACCAGAAGATAATGAGGATAAAGCCGCTCTTGCAGACAAACCTCTAGAAG CAACTCGGCAAT CAGTTCAACCAACATATAGTAGACCACCTCCCATCCATAGCTATACCAGTG TTGATGGAGACCCACACTTCATTATAGATGTCCCCCTTAAAGAAGATGCTCTTTGCTTTAACATCAATGAGAATCCAGACGTAGTATTAAACCTCATTAGAGACCCAGCTACAG GTATTATTGTCAATGGCCAACTTACTGGAGATAAACAGAGCAATAATGATGCCAGTCCACACAATACTTACATTGGAAGACTTGGGATTCTAAACACGCAATTGAACATGACACTTGAAGTCACTCCTGAGAAAATCACTCTTCAAATTGGCAGAAAGCCAATAAATTTCACATGGTTTGATGAAGTCACCCTACGACATCCAAA TTTGACTTTGAAAATCATTcggaaaaaaagtttggaaattTCAATGGGAGATGGAGTGAAATTTGAAGTCGTTTTGCATCAAGTCTGGaggaaacatgcaacatatggAGATTTTCTGGGGTTCTATATAATAGACAGTCACAAGTTGTCTGAACATACCCATGGCTTATTAG GGCAGTTTTTTCATCCAATTGACTTTAGCATACTTGAAGTACATCCTGGGTCTGATCCTAAGAAACCAGATGCCACCATGATTGTGAAAAATAATCAGTTGACAGTGACTAG ggGATGGCAAAAAGATTACACAGAGGATCCAAAGCATGGCAGGAATGTCCCTTGTTGGTTTATTCACAATAATGGAGAAGGTCTAATTGATGGCACACATATCGATTATATTGTTTCAAGTCTGTTTTAG